A stretch of the Bradyrhizobium arachidis genome encodes the following:
- a CDS encoding replication-associated recombination protein A has translation MSPKRPHQTPSLFAAAGLEQEAPHPLPDRLRPRTLSEVVGQDHILGPDGALTRMLETRTLGSLVFWGPPGTGKTTVARLLADATDLHFEQISAVFSGVADLKKAFDAARARREMGQGTLLFVDEVHRFNRAQQDSFLPVMEDGTVVMVGATTENPSFELNAALLSRARVLVFHSLDAAAIEKLFSHAEEIEGRKLPLDAEARAVLVRMADGDGRASLTLAEEVWRAARKGEIFNAAQLQDILQRRAPIYDKSADGHYNLISALHKSVRGSDPDAALYYLARMLDAGEDPLFLARRVVRMAVEDIGLADPQALVIANAAKDAFDFLGHPEGELAIAQAVVYLATAPKSNAVYTAFGAAMQTAKQAGSLLPPKHILNAPTGLMKSEGYGAAYEYDHDAPDAFSGQDYFPEALGRKTFYDPPERGFEREIRKRLDYWAKLRKERGGSR, from the coding sequence ATGAGTCCGAAGCGACCGCACCAGACGCCAAGCCTGTTCGCCGCCGCGGGGCTCGAGCAAGAGGCCCCGCATCCGCTGCCGGACAGGTTGCGTCCGCGCACGCTGTCGGAGGTCGTCGGTCAGGACCACATCCTCGGTCCCGACGGCGCGCTGACGCGCATGCTGGAGACGCGCACGCTCGGTTCGCTGGTGTTTTGGGGCCCGCCGGGCACGGGCAAGACCACGGTGGCACGGCTCCTGGCCGATGCCACCGATCTGCATTTCGAGCAGATTTCCGCGGTGTTCTCCGGCGTTGCCGATCTGAAGAAGGCGTTTGACGCCGCGCGTGCCCGTCGCGAGATGGGGCAGGGCACGCTCCTGTTCGTCGACGAGGTGCACCGATTCAACCGTGCGCAGCAGGATTCCTTCCTGCCTGTCATGGAAGACGGCACGGTGGTCATGGTCGGTGCCACCACCGAAAATCCGTCCTTCGAGCTCAACGCGGCGTTGTTGTCGCGGGCGCGCGTGCTGGTGTTTCACTCGCTCGATGCCGCCGCGATCGAAAAGCTGTTTTCGCATGCCGAGGAGATCGAGGGCAGAAAACTGCCGCTCGATGCCGAAGCGCGCGCCGTGCTGGTGCGCATGGCCGATGGCGACGGCCGGGCGTCGCTAACGCTCGCCGAAGAGGTCTGGCGCGCCGCGCGCAAGGGCGAGATTTTCAACGCCGCACAGTTGCAGGACATCCTTCAGCGCCGCGCGCCGATCTACGACAAATCGGCCGACGGCCATTACAATCTGATCTCGGCTTTGCATAAGTCGGTGCGCGGCTCCGATCCCGATGCTGCACTCTATTATCTCGCGCGCATGCTGGACGCCGGCGAGGACCCGTTGTTCCTGGCGCGCCGTGTCGTGCGCATGGCGGTCGAGGACATCGGGCTCGCCGATCCGCAGGCGCTCGTCATCGCCAACGCCGCCAAGGACGCCTTCGATTTCCTCGGCCACCCCGAAGGCGAGCTCGCCATCGCGCAGGCCGTGGTCTATCTCGCCACCGCGCCGAAATCGAACGCGGTCTACACCGCCTTCGGTGCGGCCATGCAGACCGCAAAGCAGGCCGGCTCGCTGCTGCCGCCAAAACACATCCTCAACGCGCCGACCGGCCTGATGAAGTCCGAAGGCTATGGCGCAGCCTACGAATACGACCACGACGCCCCCGACGCCTTCTCCGGCCAGGACTATTTTCCGGAAGCCCTGGGCCGGAAGACCTTCTATGACCCGCCCGAGCGCGGGTTCGAACGCGAGATCCGGAAGCGGCTGGACTACTGGGCCAAGCTGCGGAAGGAGCGGGGCGGTTCGCGCTGA
- a CDS encoding EscU/YscU/HrcU family type III secretion system export apparatus switch protein produces MSVDEKTQLAIALHYDREKKGSAPVVVAKGKGAIGAKIVELAKAHDIPIEENEVLAGALSKVELGEEIPPDLYKAVAEVLVFVLRLSGRIR; encoded by the coding sequence ATGAGCGTCGACGAGAAGACCCAGCTTGCCATCGCGCTGCATTACGACCGCGAGAAGAAGGGCAGCGCGCCCGTCGTCGTCGCCAAGGGCAAGGGCGCGATCGGCGCCAAGATCGTGGAACTCGCAAAGGCCCACGACATCCCGATCGAGGAGAACGAGGTGCTGGCCGGCGCGTTGTCCAAAGTCGAGCTCGGCGAGGAGATCCCGCCGGATCTCTACAAGGCGGTGGCCGAGGTGCTGGTGTTCGTGCTGCGCCTGTCGGGCCGCATTCGCTGA
- a CDS encoding DegQ family serine endoprotease, translated as MFRPIRAAVFTATCIALLGSLDPALAQDRRVPSSPAEIKLSYAPIVQRVQPAVVNVYAAKVVQNRNPLLDDPIFRRFFGVPGQQPEQMQRSLGSGVIVDASGLVVTNVHVIEGADQVKVSLSDKREFEAEILLKDSRTDLAVLRLKDTKEKFPTLDFTNSDELMVGDVVLAIGNPFGVGQTVTHGIISALARTQVGITDYQFFIQTDAAINPGNSGGALVDMNGKLAGINTAIYSRSGGSQGIGFAIPANMVRVVVTTAKGGGKAVKRPWLGARLQTVTPDIAESLGLRSPTGALVASVVPNGPAAKAGLKSSDLITAIDGQTIDDLNAFDYRLATRPLGGTAQLDVQRAGKPVKLTVQLEAAPDTGRNEIVITARSPFQGAKISTITPAVADELHLDADTEGVVITEIGDSTTAAGVGFQKGDIILAVNNQKIARTGDLEKAAKDQPRLWRITVVRGGQQINVTLGG; from the coding sequence ATGTTTCGACCCATACGCGCCGCCGTTTTCACCGCAACATGCATTGCCCTTCTGGGGAGCCTCGATCCTGCGCTGGCGCAGGACCGCCGGGTCCCGTCATCGCCCGCCGAGATCAAGCTGTCCTACGCGCCGATCGTGCAGCGGGTGCAGCCGGCGGTGGTCAACGTCTATGCGGCCAAGGTAGTGCAGAACCGCAATCCGCTGCTGGACGATCCGATCTTCCGCCGCTTCTTCGGCGTGCCGGGCCAGCAGCCTGAGCAGATGCAGCGCTCGCTCGGCTCGGGCGTCATCGTCGATGCCTCGGGCCTCGTCGTCACCAACGTCCACGTCATCGAGGGCGCCGACCAGGTCAAGGTATCGCTCTCGGACAAGCGGGAGTTCGAGGCCGAGATCCTGCTGAAGGATTCCCGCACCGATCTCGCGGTGCTGCGCCTGAAGGACACCAAGGAGAAATTCCCCACCCTCGACTTCACCAACTCGGATGAGCTGATGGTCGGCGACGTCGTGCTCGCGATCGGCAATCCCTTCGGCGTCGGCCAGACCGTGACCCACGGCATCATCTCGGCGCTCGCGCGCACGCAGGTCGGCATCACCGATTACCAGTTCTTCATCCAGACCGATGCCGCGATCAATCCCGGTAATTCCGGTGGTGCGCTGGTCGACATGAACGGCAAGCTTGCCGGCATCAACACCGCGATCTATTCGCGTTCCGGTGGCTCGCAGGGCATCGGCTTCGCAATCCCTGCCAATATGGTGCGTGTCGTCGTTACGACCGCCAAGGGCGGCGGCAAGGCGGTGAAGCGGCCGTGGCTCGGCGCACGGCTCCAGACGGTGACGCCCGACATCGCCGAAAGCCTCGGGTTGCGCTCGCCGACCGGCGCGCTGGTCGCAAGCGTCGTGCCGAACGGGCCCGCGGCGAAGGCCGGTCTGAAATCCTCCGATCTGATCACAGCGATCGACGGCCAGACGATCGACGATCTCAACGCCTTCGACTATCGGCTCGCCACGCGCCCGCTCGGCGGGACCGCGCAGCTCGACGTGCAGCGCGCGGGCAAGCCGGTCAAGCTCACGGTGCAGCTCGAGGCCGCTCCTGACACCGGCCGCAATGAGATCGTGATCACCGCGCGCTCGCCGTTCCAGGGCGCAAAGATATCGACGATCACACCGGCGGTCGCCGACGAATTGCATCTCGATGCCGATACCGAAGGCGTCGTGATCACCGAGATCGGCGACAGCACCACGGCCGCCGGCGTCGGCTTCCAGAAGGGCGACATCATCCTCGCGGTCAATAACCAGAAGATCGCCAGGACTGGCGATCTGGAGAAGGCGGCTAAGGACCAGCCGCGGCTGTGGCGCATCACCGTGGTGCGGGGCGGCCAGCAGATCAACGTCACGCTGGGCGGATGA
- a CDS encoding helix-turn-helix domain-containing protein, translating into MKRRNFARRPGCAVEATLDLIDGKWKGVILYHLQGGTRRFGELRRLMPGITQRMLTKQLRALEEDRLIIRKVYAEVPPRVDYCLSEVGESLRPVIDILKAWGESHHQQLSCAPAPEEPVSVKKPKRAA; encoded by the coding sequence ATGAAACGACGAAACTTTGCCCGTCGCCCCGGCTGCGCGGTGGAAGCGACGCTCGACCTGATCGACGGCAAGTGGAAAGGCGTGATCCTCTACCATTTGCAGGGCGGTACGAGGCGCTTTGGCGAGCTGCGCCGCCTGATGCCCGGCATCACCCAGCGCATGCTGACCAAACAGCTCCGCGCGCTGGAGGAGGACCGGCTGATCATCCGCAAGGTCTATGCCGAGGTGCCGCCGCGGGTGGATTATTGCCTGTCCGAGGTCGGCGAGAGCCTGCGGCCCGTGATCGACATTTTGAAGGCCTGGGGCGAGAGCCACCACCAGCAGCTCTCCTGCGCGCCCGCGCCGGAAGAGCCCGTGAGCGTCAAGAAGCCGAAGCGCGCGGCTTGA
- a CDS encoding ATP12 family chaperone protein, which translates to MRELFDEAAGRSPLDPQEAVRQATRAPQRKRFYQEAGVAEADGGFAVTLDGKAIRTPSGRQVVIPSRPLAEAVAGEWAAQKETIDPLTMPLTRLANSVTEGVVDRVELVTDDLAKYFQSDLLFYRAGHPEGLVAREAAHWDPVLFWAAETLGAHFILSEGIMHVTQPDQAVAAARAALPGDAWSIAALHVITTLTGSALLALALAHGARDAEQVWAAAHVDEDWNAEKWGVDEEAAARRAARERDFDAAVRVLLAVSPRGP; encoded by the coding sequence ATGCGCGAACTGTTTGACGAAGCTGCGGGCCGGTCCCCGCTCGATCCGCAGGAGGCCGTGCGCCAGGCCACCCGTGCGCCCCAGCGCAAGCGTTTCTATCAGGAGGCAGGCGTTGCGGAGGCCGATGGCGGTTTTGCCGTCACGCTCGACGGCAAGGCCATCCGCACGCCCTCGGGACGTCAGGTCGTGATCCCGTCGCGTCCGCTTGCCGAGGCGGTCGCCGGAGAATGGGCGGCCCAGAAGGAGACCATCGATCCCCTGACCATGCCGCTGACGCGGCTCGCCAACAGCGTGACCGAGGGGGTGGTTGATCGCGTCGAACTCGTCACCGACGATCTCGCAAAATACTTCCAGTCCGACCTTTTGTTCTATCGCGCCGGCCACCCCGAAGGGCTGGTCGCGCGCGAGGCCGCGCATTGGGACCCCGTGCTGTTCTGGGCTGCCGAGACGCTCGGCGCGCACTTCATCCTCTCGGAAGGCATCATGCACGTGACGCAGCCCGATCAGGCGGTCGCCGCTGCGCGCGCGGCGCTGCCCGGGGATGCCTGGTCGATCGCGGCGCTGCATGTGATCACGACGCTCACCGGTTCGGCCCTGCTGGCCCTGGCGCTGGCGCACGGCGCGCGCGATGCCGAGCAGGTCTGGGCCGCCGCCCATGTCGATGAGGACTGGAACGCCGAGAAATGGGGAGTGGACGAGGAAGCGGCCGCCCGCCGAGCCGCCCGCGAGAGGGATTTTGACGCCGCCGTCCGGGTCCTGCTGGCGGTGAGCCCGCGCGGTCCTTAA
- a CDS encoding OprO/OprP family phosphate-selective porin — protein MTRKLFTTAALGLAGALIATQVHAESANSSEEIALLKQQLKLLEQKLDNLQKQTAANTAATAKAKVEAKAEARAEAKAEARVAVANANAAIPVKGPVAPPSGVVVTMPNNRPTICTADEQNCVAITGRIHFDGGGYDYHPNTPATVPQRLDDGTNLRRARIGITGKFLSDWNFGLIYDFGGTSDGFGGTAAAGATPVGFLPGGAVSGVENAYLSYTGFKPFGGKMAIEGGIMDLPITIDEAMSSNDIPFMERSSANVIAVNMAAGDFRSTFGTRWYTDSFWIGAYVTGPTTGAIHSASSISPNGMTEQLGAAARAAGQLISGKDYSLHLGGNAQWLLRTPHNLVTGAQTLTFSDRPELRIDPTTLISTGAIANVSGAQIYSVEAAGTYGPLFAQGEYYWYNVDRGAATGLPPIGAPSLKFQGGYAEIAYALTGENRAYNPATAAYGGIKPAHPFSVSGGGWGAWEIAGRVSQINLNDQLGTATGIAGGRQTVYTAALNWYINGNVRFMFDYLHGEVSRQASPVSVANVGSKFDAFAMRTQVAW, from the coding sequence GTGACCAGGAAACTCTTCACAACCGCGGCGCTGGGGTTGGCCGGCGCGTTGATTGCGACTCAGGTCCATGCAGAGTCCGCCAACAGCAGCGAGGAAATCGCGCTGCTCAAGCAGCAACTGAAGCTGCTCGAGCAGAAGCTCGACAATCTCCAGAAGCAGACCGCCGCCAACACTGCGGCTACTGCGAAAGCGAAAGTGGAAGCCAAGGCCGAAGCGAGGGCTGAAGCAAAGGCGGAGGCGCGCGTGGCGGTTGCCAATGCCAACGCCGCCATTCCCGTCAAGGGCCCGGTGGCACCACCCTCCGGCGTGGTGGTCACCATGCCGAACAACCGCCCGACCATCTGCACCGCGGACGAACAGAACTGCGTCGCCATCACCGGCCGCATCCATTTCGACGGCGGCGGCTACGACTACCATCCCAACACGCCGGCAACCGTGCCGCAGCGGCTCGACGACGGCACCAATCTGCGCCGCGCCCGGATCGGCATCACCGGCAAATTCCTCTCTGACTGGAATTTTGGCCTGATCTACGATTTCGGCGGCACCTCGGACGGCTTTGGCGGCACGGCCGCGGCCGGCGCCACCCCGGTCGGCTTCCTGCCCGGCGGCGCGGTCTCGGGCGTCGAGAACGCCTATCTCAGCTACACCGGCTTCAAGCCGTTCGGCGGCAAGATGGCGATCGAAGGCGGCATCATGGACCTGCCCATCACGATCGACGAGGCGATGAGCTCGAACGACATTCCGTTCATGGAGCGCTCGTCCGCCAACGTGATTGCCGTCAACATGGCCGCGGGCGACTTCCGCTCGACCTTCGGTACACGCTGGTACACTGACAGCTTCTGGATCGGCGCCTATGTGACGGGACCGACGACCGGCGCCATCCACTCGGCCTCCAGCATCAGCCCCAACGGCATGACCGAGCAACTTGGTGCGGCCGCCCGTGCTGCGGGCCAGCTCATCAGCGGCAAGGACTATTCGTTGCATCTCGGCGGCAACGCGCAATGGCTGCTCAGGACGCCGCATAATCTGGTGACGGGCGCGCAGACGCTGACGTTTAGCGATCGTCCGGAGTTGCGCATCGACCCGACGACGCTGATATCGACGGGCGCGATCGCCAACGTTTCGGGTGCGCAGATCTACAGCGTAGAGGCGGCCGGCACCTATGGACCCCTGTTCGCGCAGGGCGAATACTACTGGTATAATGTCGATCGCGGAGCGGCGACCGGCTTACCACCGATCGGCGCACCGAGCTTGAAATTCCAGGGCGGTTACGCCGAAATCGCCTACGCGCTGACCGGCGAAAACCGCGCCTACAACCCCGCGACCGCGGCCTATGGCGGCATCAAGCCGGCGCATCCGTTCTCGGTTTCCGGCGGTGGCTGGGGCGCCTGGGAAATCGCCGGACGGGTCTCGCAGATCAATCTCAACGATCAGTTGGGTACCGCAACGGGGATCGCCGGTGGACGCCAGACCGTCTATACGGCGGCGCTGAACTGGTACATCAACGGCAACGTCCGCTTCATGTTCGACTATCTGCACGGCGAGGTCTCGCGGCAGGCAAGCCCGGTCTCGGTCGCGAATGTCGGCTCGAAGTTCGATGCCTTTGCAATGCGCACGCAGGTCGCGTGGTGA
- a CDS encoding class D beta-lactamase, with the protein MITRRATLGLLTAATVLPSRTLAAVAPPRSEIRDSLAKRFKDAGTAGTFVGYKVDDYLIIASDKDRSGEAQLPASTFKIPNSLIALELGVVQDADKDVFPWDGVKRPIEAWNKDHTLRSAIAVSAVPVYQEIARRIGQERMQKYVDLFDYGNRDIGGGIDQFWLTGALRIDPIEQIDFVDRLRRRALPVSQRSQDVVADILPVTKVGESIIRVKSGLLGAERGDPSLGWMVGWAEKGSAHTVFALNMDCREPGLIAQRMPLTQACLTDIGAI; encoded by the coding sequence GTGATCACCCGTCGCGCCACTCTCGGCCTGCTCACTGCGGCCACCGTCCTGCCATCGCGCACGCTCGCCGCTGTCGCGCCGCCGCGCAGCGAAATTCGCGACAGCCTTGCAAAACGCTTCAAGGACGCCGGCACGGCCGGCACCTTCGTGGGCTACAAGGTCGACGACTACCTGATCATCGCCAGCGACAAGGACCGCTCGGGCGAAGCGCAGTTGCCGGCCTCGACCTTCAAGATCCCGAACTCGCTGATCGCGCTCGAGCTAGGGGTGGTGCAGGATGCCGACAAGGACGTCTTCCCCTGGGACGGCGTGAAGCGGCCGATCGAGGCCTGGAACAAGGACCACACTCTGCGCAGCGCCATCGCGGTCAGCGCCGTGCCGGTCTACCAGGAGATCGCACGCCGGATCGGGCAGGAGCGGATGCAAAAATACGTCGATCTCTTCGACTACGGCAATCGTGACATCGGCGGCGGCATCGACCAGTTCTGGCTCACCGGCGCCTTGCGCATCGATCCGATCGAGCAGATCGACTTTGTTGACCGCCTGCGCCGCCGCGCGCTGCCAGTCAGTCAGCGCAGCCAGGACGTCGTTGCCGACATTTTGCCGGTGACCAAGGTCGGCGAGTCAATCATTCGCGTCAAATCGGGATTGTTGGGGGCCGAGCGCGGTGATCCCTCGCTCGGCTGGATGGTCGGCTGGGCCGAGAAGGGCAGCGCGCACACCGTGTTCGCGCTCAACATGGATTGCCGCGAGCCCGGCCTCATCGCGCAACGCATGCCGCTGACGCAGGCCTGCCTGACCGACATCGGCGCGATCTAG
- a CDS encoding RluA family pseudouridine synthase, whose amino-acid sequence MSRRIKRTNQEPRSRDERREARPFRAKSPHKAGPRPGGKSVSKPGSKPGAKPQRFAGERAERRAPVEAPPKPVEALLPTKVQTVTVTADENNMRVDRFLEARFPGLSFSHIQRVVRKGELRVDGKRVDSKDRLEEGQSVRIPPLKLDTPKAAGPLSEAAQKTLAALKEMTIYEDDDVLVLNKPAGLAVQGGSGITRNVDQMLEVMRDAKGQKPRLVHRIDRETSGCLLIAKTRFAASHLTGAFRSRSARKVYWALVPGLPKPRQGRISTFLAKEESEDDTIMRIAQHGDEGAIHAVTYYAVVETAGSKLTWVSLKPVTGRTHQLRAHMAHIGHPIVGDPKYFNIENWQLPGGLQNRLHLLARRIVIPHPRGGVIDASAPLPPHMQQSWNLLGLDATRFDPIENAPEE is encoded by the coding sequence ATGAGCCGCCGCATCAAGAGAACCAACCAGGAGCCCCGCTCGCGCGACGAACGCCGCGAGGCGCGTCCGTTCAGGGCGAAGAGCCCGCACAAGGCGGGTCCGCGTCCGGGTGGCAAGTCAGTTTCGAAGCCAGGTTCAAAGCCCGGTGCGAAGCCGCAGCGCTTTGCCGGCGAGCGGGCCGAGCGGCGGGCGCCAGTGGAAGCGCCGCCAAAGCCTGTCGAGGCGCTGCTGCCGACCAAGGTGCAGACCGTCACCGTCACGGCCGACGAGAACAACATGCGCGTCGACCGCTTCCTCGAAGCGCGCTTTCCCGGTCTATCGTTCTCCCACATCCAGCGCGTCGTCCGCAAAGGCGAGCTGCGCGTCGACGGCAAGCGCGTCGACAGCAAGGATCGGCTGGAGGAGGGGCAGAGCGTGCGCATTCCGCCGCTCAAGCTCGACACGCCGAAGGCCGCCGGTCCGCTGTCGGAGGCCGCGCAAAAGACGTTGGCCGCGCTCAAGGAGATGACGATCTACGAGGACGACGACGTCCTCGTCCTCAACAAGCCGGCCGGCCTTGCCGTGCAGGGCGGCTCGGGCATCACGCGTAACGTCGACCAGATGCTGGAGGTGATGCGCGACGCCAAGGGTCAGAAGCCGCGCCTCGTGCACCGCATCGACAGGGAGACGTCGGGCTGTCTCTTGATCGCCAAAACGCGCTTTGCCGCCTCGCATTTGACCGGCGCGTTCCGCTCGCGCTCGGCGCGAAAGGTCTATTGGGCACTGGTGCCGGGTCTGCCGAAGCCGAGGCAGGGCCGCATCTCCACCTTCCTCGCGAAGGAAGAGAGCGAGGACGACACCATCATGCGCATCGCCCAGCATGGCGACGAGGGCGCGATCCACGCGGTGACCTACTACGCCGTGGTCGAGACCGCCGGCAGCAAGCTGACCTGGGTGTCGCTCAAGCCGGTGACGGGCCGCACCCACCAGCTTCGCGCCCACATGGCCCATATCGGCCATCCCATCGTCGGCGATCCCAAATATTTCAACATCGAGAACTGGCAGCTTCCGGGCGGTCTTCAGAATCGGCTGCATCTCTTGGCGCGCCGCATCGTCATCCCGCATCCGCGCGGCGGCGTGATCGACGCCAGCGCGCCGCTGCCGCCGCACATGCAACAGTCGTGGAACCTGCTCGGTTTGGATGCAACGAGATTTGATCCGATCGAGAACGCGCCTGAAGAATAG
- a CDS encoding zinc-binding alcohol dehydrogenase family protein, producing MKAVGYKKSLPIEDADSLIDFETAKPEAKGRDIRVAVKAISANPVDYKVRKRAAPSEGEFKILGFDAAGVVDAVGPDVTLFKPGDEVFYAGSILRQGTNSEFHLVDERIVGRKPTTLSFAQAAALPLTSITAWELLFDRLGAVPGKSNDPRTLLITGGAGGVGSILIQLARRLTGLTVLATATRPESQKWCLDLGAHAVIDHGKPLKEQIEKLKLPPVALVASLTFTDQHYKAIAEFMAPQGKFGLIDDPPEFTVSAFKGKAISVHWESMFTRSSFGTPDMIAQHDLLDDVADLIDKGVLRTTLDQTFGTISAANLKRAHALLESGKSRGKIVLEGW from the coding sequence ATGAAAGCCGTCGGCTACAAAAAATCGCTCCCGATCGAGGACGCGGATTCGCTGATCGATTTCGAGACCGCAAAGCCGGAGGCGAAGGGACGCGACATCCGCGTCGCCGTGAAGGCGATCTCGGCCAATCCCGTGGACTACAAGGTGCGCAAGCGCGCCGCCCCGTCCGAGGGCGAATTCAAGATTCTGGGGTTTGACGCCGCCGGCGTGGTCGACGCGGTCGGACCCGACGTCACGCTGTTCAAGCCGGGCGACGAGGTGTTTTACGCGGGCTCGATCCTGCGCCAGGGCACCAACTCGGAATTCCACCTCGTCGACGAACGCATCGTCGGCCGCAAGCCGACGACGCTGTCGTTCGCGCAGGCCGCAGCCCTCCCCCTCACCTCCATCACCGCCTGGGAATTGCTGTTCGACCGCCTCGGCGCTGTCCCCGGCAAGAGCAACGATCCGCGCACGCTGCTGATCACCGGCGGCGCCGGCGGCGTCGGCTCGATTCTGATTCAGCTCGCGCGCCGCCTCACCGGCCTCACGGTGCTCGCGACCGCGACCCGGCCGGAGTCGCAAAAATGGTGCCTCGATCTCGGCGCGCATGCGGTGATCGACCACGGCAAGCCGTTGAAGGAGCAGATCGAGAAGTTGAAGCTTCCACCGGTCGCGTTGGTCGCCAGCCTCACCTTCACCGACCAGCACTACAAGGCGATCGCGGAATTCATGGCGCCGCAAGGCAAGTTCGGCCTGATCGACGATCCCCCTGAATTCACCGTCAGCGCGTTCAAGGGCAAGGCGATCTCGGTGCACTGGGAATCGATGTTCACGCGCTCCTCGTTTGGGACGCCTGACATGATCGCGCAACATGATCTGCTCGACGACGTCGCCGACCTCATCGACAAGGGCGTGCTGCGCACCACGCTCGACCAGACCTTTGGCACCATCAGTGCTGCCAATCTCAAGCGCGCGCATGCGCTGCTCGAGAGCGGCAAGTCCCGCGGCAAGATCGTGCTGGAGGGCTGGTAG
- a CDS encoding flagellar hook-length control protein FliK: MPTPVSSILPVTAATSVADAATPELTLQAGSVVDAKVVTVLADNLVRIAIANLSLDVMSEVALSPGQNLQLAVSKNEAGVRLAIVNEATADQVTLTPSAAAMVDKAVSAPLVTTARNQLTPLEQIAVSVASSEAVTKQGSQAPLFADLTAAVNGSSLPPALKQAMLDVLAQQTPLDPQLGGDDIEAAFQKSGLLFEASLASGAPQSSGTVPDLKAALLVLRQTLAATSGSLDTSAQPQTATQGAASPSVVVPQAATSPEQAALKSLQSPPLAPDPDANLSPAVPRVATGAATTLAEGLATAPAANLPRAVAASVALSLLQEAVQDMPRAPGSILSPNKAPDTHVFDPRAATAPPPFRGAMPSAQPIALPLLAADAPLSQTVHRLLGDTDAAIARQTLLQVASLPDRVDSGGHRIDPSVPQWNFEIPFATPQGTAMAQFEISRDGGTEAADPEKRAWRARFSLNVEPSGPIHALITLIGEKTSVRMWAERPATVAQLRAGVGELSEALNKAELKTGDITIREGTPPQPAPAKAGHFLDRAL; encoded by the coding sequence ATGCCGACACCCGTCAGCTCCATCCTTCCGGTGACCGCCGCCACGTCAGTGGCCGATGCGGCAACGCCTGAGCTAACCCTGCAGGCCGGCAGCGTCGTCGATGCCAAGGTCGTCACCGTGCTCGCCGACAATCTGGTGCGGATCGCGATCGCCAATCTCTCGCTCGACGTGATGTCGGAGGTGGCGCTGTCGCCGGGCCAAAACCTCCAGCTCGCGGTGTCCAAGAACGAAGCCGGCGTCCGGCTCGCCATCGTCAACGAGGCGACTGCCGATCAGGTCACGCTGACGCCGAGTGCAGCCGCAATGGTCGACAAGGCCGTGTCGGCGCCATTAGTCACAACGGCGCGCAATCAACTGACGCCACTGGAGCAGATCGCCGTCTCCGTGGCCTCCAGCGAAGCGGTGACGAAGCAGGGCAGCCAGGCGCCGCTGTTTGCCGATCTCACGGCAGCGGTGAACGGCAGCAGCCTGCCGCCCGCGCTGAAGCAGGCGATGCTCGACGTGCTCGCGCAGCAAACGCCGCTCGACCCACAGCTTGGCGGCGACGACATCGAGGCTGCTTTCCAGAAATCCGGGCTGCTGTTCGAGGCGTCGCTGGCGTCCGGCGCGCCGCAATCATCGGGCACCGTTCCCGATCTGAAAGCCGCGTTGCTGGTGCTGCGCCAGACACTCGCGGCCACTTCGGGGTCGCTCGACACATCCGCCCAGCCGCAGACGGCAACACAGGGTGCCGCGTCGCCTTCCGTGGTCGTGCCGCAGGCCGCGACGTCGCCGGAGCAGGCGGCACTGAAAAGCTTGCAGTCGCCACCGCTCGCGCCAGATCCGGACGCGAACCTGTCGCCGGCTGTACCGCGCGTTGCGACAGGTGCAGCGACGACGCTCGCCGAGGGCCTCGCCACCGCTCCGGCAGCAAATTTGCCGCGTGCTGTTGCTGCCAGTGTGGCGCTGAGCCTGTTGCAGGAGGCCGTACAGGACATGCCGCGCGCGCCCGGCAGCATCTTGTCCCCGAACAAGGCGCCGGACACTCACGTCTTCGATCCGCGCGCGGCCACCGCGCCGCCGCCATTCCGCGGCGCAATGCCGTCGGCGCAGCCGATCGCGCTGCCATTGCTCGCAGCAGATGCTCCGCTGTCGCAGACCGTGCATCGCCTGCTCGGCGACACCGATGCTGCGATCGCACGGCAGACGCTGCTCCAGGTCGCCTCGCTGCCGGATCGCGTCGATAGCGGCGGCCACCGCATCGACCCGTCCGTGCCGCAGTGGAATTTCGAGATTCCCTTCGCGACGCCGCAGGGTACCGCGATGGCGCAGTTCGAGATTTCGCGCGATGGCGGCACCGAGGCGGCCGATCCCGAGAAGCGTGCCTGGCGCGCACGTTTCTCGCTCAATGTCGAGCCGAGCGGACCAATTCATGCGCTAATCACGCTCATTGGCGAAAAGACCTCCGTGCGCATGTGGGCGGAGCGGCCGGCGACGGTGGCGCAGTTGCGGGCCGGCGTTGGTGAGCTCAGCGAGGCCCTGAACAAGGCCGAGCTGAAGACCGGAGACATCACCATTCGCGAGGGCACGCCGCCGCAGCCGGCACCCGCCAAGGCCGGGCACTTTTTGGATCGCGCGCTATGA